The Methylomagnum ishizawai genome has a window encoding:
- the uvrB gene encoding excinuclease ABC subunit UvrB, with the protein MPIKPLLDESLPQQPIQGKPFRLHSPFQPAGDQPEAIRQLVRGVNDGLLHQTLLGVTGSGKTYTVSQVIQATQLPTLILAPNKTLAAQLYGEMKEFFPENSVEYFVSYYDYYQPEAYVPSSDTYIQKDASLNEHIEQMRLSATKALIERRDTVIVATVSAIYGLGEPASYFSMVLHLVRGDMIDQRTLLRRLAELQYTRNDTELRRATFRARGEVVDVFPAESEREALRIELFDGEIERLSLFDPLTGAILARIARYTVFPKTHYVTPREKILEAIDQIKLDLKARLDELRDAHKLVEAQRLEQRTLFDLEIMLEVGYCPGIENYSRYLSGRGPGEPPPTLFDYLPAEALVVIDESHVTIPQLGAMYRGDRSRKETLVEYGFRLPSALDNRPLQFEEFEERAPRRIYVSATPGPYELKHSGAIVEQVVRPTGLVDPEVEIRPVLNQVQDLLSEIRQRVAKNERVLVTTLTKRMAEDLTEYLYEHGVAVRYLHSDVETVERVEIIRDLRLGKFAVLVGINLLREGLDIPEVSLVAILDADKEGFLRSTGSLIQTIGRAARNVHGKAILYADTLTGSIARALEETERRRAKQIAHNLATGQVPKSIVKRVVDILEVPIPGAAGTPTRSAAKVAEPQAGYRAVQPKDAAKLIKQLEEQMYAHAKELRFEEAARLRDEIQRIQAEVFAGGA; encoded by the coding sequence ATGCCGATCAAACCCTTGCTAGACGAATCCCTCCCGCAACAGCCGATCCAGGGCAAGCCGTTCCGCCTGCATAGCCCATTTCAACCGGCGGGCGACCAGCCCGAGGCCATCCGCCAGCTGGTTCGGGGCGTGAATGACGGCTTGTTGCACCAGACCTTGCTCGGGGTCACCGGCTCGGGCAAGACCTATACCGTTTCCCAGGTGATCCAGGCCACCCAATTACCCACCTTGATCCTGGCCCCCAACAAAACCCTGGCCGCCCAGCTCTATGGCGAGATGAAGGAATTCTTCCCGGAAAACTCGGTGGAATACTTTGTTTCCTATTACGATTATTACCAGCCCGAAGCCTACGTCCCGTCCTCCGATACCTATATCCAGAAGGATGCCTCGCTCAACGAGCATATCGAGCAGATGCGGCTGTCGGCCACCAAGGCGCTGATCGAGCGGCGCGATACCGTGATCGTGGCGACGGTGTCGGCCATCTACGGCCTGGGCGAACCGGCCTCGTATTTCAGCATGGTGCTGCACTTGGTGCGCGGCGATATGATCGACCAGCGCACCCTGCTGCGCCGCCTCGCCGAACTCCAATACACCCGCAACGATACCGAATTGCGCCGCGCCACTTTCCGGGCGCGGGGCGAGGTGGTCGATGTGTTCCCGGCGGAATCCGAGCGCGAAGCCCTCCGCATCGAATTGTTCGACGGCGAAATCGAGCGCCTGTCGCTGTTCGATCCCCTGACCGGCGCGATCCTGGCCCGCATCGCCCGCTACACCGTGTTCCCCAAGACCCATTACGTCACCCCGCGCGAAAAAATCCTGGAAGCCATCGACCAGATCAAGCTGGATTTGAAGGCGCGGCTGGATGAATTGCGCGATGCCCATAAGCTGGTCGAGGCCCAACGCCTGGAGCAGCGCACCTTGTTCGATTTGGAAATCATGCTGGAAGTGGGTTATTGCCCCGGCATCGAGAACTACTCGCGCTATCTTTCGGGGCGCGGGCCGGGCGAGCCGCCGCCGACCTTGTTCGACTACCTGCCCGCCGAGGCCCTGGTCGTGATCGACGAAAGCCATGTCACCATCCCCCAACTGGGCGCGATGTACCGGGGCGACCGTTCGCGCAAGGAAACCCTGGTGGAATATGGCTTCCGCCTGCCTTCGGCGCTGGATAACCGGCCTTTGCAGTTCGAGGAGTTCGAGGAACGCGCCCCGCGCCGCATCTATGTTTCGGCCACGCCCGGACCCTACGAACTCAAGCATTCCGGGGCCATCGTCGAGCAGGTGGTGCGCCCGACCGGCCTGGTGGACCCGGAGGTCGAAATCCGCCCGGTGTTGAACCAGGTGCAGGATTTGCTCTCGGAAATCCGCCAGCGCGTCGCCAAGAACGAGCGGGTCTTGGTGACCACGCTGACCAAGCGCATGGCCGAGGATTTGACCGAATACCTGTATGAACACGGGGTCGCCGTGCGCTATTTGCACTCGGACGTGGAAACGGTGGAGCGGGTCGAAATCATCCGCGACCTGAGGCTCGGCAAGTTCGCGGTGCTGGTCGGCATCAACCTCTTGCGCGAAGGGCTGGATATCCCCGAGGTGTCCCTGGTCGCCATCCTCGACGCCGACAAGGAAGGCTTCCTGCGCTCGACCGGCTCCTTGATCCAGACCATAGGCCGCGCCGCCCGCAACGTCCATGGCAAGGCCATCCTCTACGCCGACACCCTCACCGGCTCCATCGCCCGCGCCCTGGAGGAAACCGAACGCCGCCGCGCCAAGCAAATCGCCCACAACCTCGCAACCGGGCAGGTGCCGAAAAGCATCGTCAAGCGGGTGGTGGATATCCTGGAAGTGCCGATTCCCGGCGCGGCGGGGACGCCAACCCGGTCCGCCGCCAAGGTGGCCGAACCCCAGGCCGGTTATCGCGCGGTGCAACCCAAGGACGCGGCCAAGCTCATCAAGCAGTTGGAAGAGCAAATGTACGCCCACGCCAAGGAATTGCGGTTCGAGGAAGCGGCCCGGCTCCGGGATGAAATCCAGCGCATCCAGGCCGAGGTTTTCGCCGGCGGCGCCTAG
- a CDS encoding glycoside hydrolase family 57, with product MSIIHHALVLNLHQPPGNLEHLLAEQPWEAREILYAYDRIPRFLWGYEDVARVHLSLSGTLLETLSNPEFQSSVYGIIDCGSLLWHLQNERIIDVLGTGYYHPVFPLIPEADRDEHIARWQGIARHLFWRNGFQGFWPPEMGFSMELIPLLKKFGYRYVIVDSEHVEPVTPMDWHELRYRPHIARHGDDEIIVIVRDRELSDAQESGMDYIWFVKEVAQRTQWCDFEPLVVTCTDGENGGWFRNTQNEVNFWGAFYRELLDEARKDSLIRPTFIKDYLDKHGAVGEVRVKTGAWNTGWHHGNDFVQWTGSQAQKDSLARVEKVSAQVHEALTEAAERELGDQERYELESAHWRLLRAETSCNFYWGEDWVNRCHTDLDEAVATLNRFRAKKYSLDGDPGWHLPG from the coding sequence ATGTCCATCATCCATCACGCCCTGGTCCTCAACCTCCACCAGCCGCCCGGCAACCTCGAACATCTCCTCGCGGAACAACCCTGGGAAGCTCGCGAAATCCTCTATGCCTACGACCGCATCCCGAGGTTCCTGTGGGGTTACGAGGATGTCGCCAGGGTCCATCTTTCCCTTTCCGGAACCCTGCTGGAAACCCTGTCCAATCCCGAATTCCAAAGCAGTGTCTATGGCATCATCGATTGCGGCTCCCTGTTATGGCATCTCCAGAACGAACGGATCATCGACGTTTTGGGCACCGGGTATTACCACCCGGTATTCCCCCTGATTCCCGAGGCCGACCGCGACGAGCATATCGCCCGCTGGCAGGGTATCGCCCGGCATTTGTTCTGGCGCAATGGATTCCAGGGGTTCTGGCCGCCGGAAATGGGGTTTTCCATGGAACTGATTCCGCTGCTGAAGAAATTCGGCTACCGCTATGTGATCGTGGACAGCGAGCATGTGGAGCCGGTCACGCCCATGGATTGGCACGAATTGCGCTATCGGCCGCATATCGCCCGCCATGGCGACGACGAGATCATCGTCATCGTGCGCGACCGCGAATTGTCCGACGCCCAGGAGTCGGGCATGGATTACATCTGGTTCGTGAAGGAAGTGGCCCAGCGCACCCAGTGGTGCGATTTCGAGCCGTTGGTCGTCACCTGCACCGATGGCGAGAACGGCGGCTGGTTCCGCAACACCCAGAACGAGGTCAATTTCTGGGGCGCGTTCTACCGCGAACTCCTGGACGAGGCCCGCAAGGACAGCCTGATCCGGCCCACCTTCATCAAGGACTATCTGGATAAGCACGGGGCCGTGGGCGAGGTGCGGGTGAAGACCGGGGCGTGGAACACCGGCTGGCACCATGGCAACGATTTCGTCCAATGGACCGGCTCGCAGGCGCAGAAGGATTCGCTGGCGCGGGTCGAGAAGGTGAGCGCCCAGGTCCACGAGGCGCTGACCGAAGCCGCCGAGCGCGAACTGGGCGACCAGGAGCGCTATGAGTTGGAGTCCGCCCACTGGCGTTTGCTGCGGGCCGAGACCAGTTGCAATTTCTACTGGGGCGAGGACTGGGTGAACCGTTGCCATACCGACCTGGACGAGGCGGTGGCGACCTTGAACCGCTTCCGCGCCAAGAAATATTCCCTCGACGGCGATCCGGGCTGGCATCTTCCCGGCTGA
- a CDS encoding reprolysin-like metallopeptidase, with amino-acid sequence MRHRIAWIIGLLTALAGVPVPAAVPVQAGNAAPKSLQVLLQDISVPSGVRFRIAPEIAQDRVQAQPEGTAWPDIIRHLLRGYNYAGTWSASGKLTEVNVTGRNGDGRVPAAAPALDELFAYRPGRSVPAQYRIYAPGSVYPIEVPARRLRNMKKGERLYANLPDGRYALVHDNAWKHGNGDLTWVGYLDGPQGRYRALLTLGDDGALAGQILTPGGLYKLESDEGGGQWLVDMDDSGLQNGGFEGDESPVSSGIGATGPLPQSAVGAGAKVKVRDGGGSTQPADTTATQDGKSLIDVLLLYTAGMGNTGVATRLNQLMALANQALADSQVNALFRLAAAQKVGYADRTPNAAALDRLTYAGKGFRNIPRLRAQYGADVVALVRPFKPQSQGGNCGIAWVDGGGDTPLTADQAFAVVGYGAAGGYYCSDYALAHEIGHVMGATHDRAHATTPGKFPYSYGYGVPGRFGDIMSYYDPEVGVYANPDLAVCAGSPCGVPIDQPGAADVALTFNQTAPTVAAFSRSTSP; translated from the coding sequence ATGCGCCATCGAATCGCCTGGATTATCGGCCTGTTGACCGCCCTGGCCGGGGTTCCGGTCCCCGCCGCCGTCCCGGTCCAGGCCGGGAATGCCGCCCCCAAATCCCTCCAAGTCCTGCTGCAAGACATTTCGGTTCCCTCCGGCGTGCGTTTCCGTATCGCGCCGGAGATCGCCCAGGACCGCGTCCAGGCCCAACCCGAAGGCACCGCCTGGCCCGATATCATCCGCCACCTGCTGCGCGGCTATAACTACGCCGGCACCTGGTCGGCCAGCGGCAAACTGACCGAGGTCAATGTCACCGGGCGCAACGGCGATGGGCGGGTACCCGCCGCCGCACCGGCCCTGGACGAGTTGTTCGCCTACCGTCCCGGCCGGTCCGTCCCGGCCCAGTACCGCATTTACGCGCCGGGTTCGGTCTATCCCATCGAGGTGCCCGCCCGGCGCCTCAGGAATATGAAGAAGGGCGAGCGCCTCTATGCCAACCTGCCCGATGGCCGCTATGCCTTGGTCCACGACAACGCCTGGAAACACGGCAACGGCGACCTGACCTGGGTCGGCTATCTCGACGGTCCGCAAGGCCGCTACCGGGCGCTGTTGACCTTGGGCGACGATGGGGCCTTGGCCGGGCAAATCCTGACCCCCGGCGGGCTGTACAAGCTGGAATCGGACGAGGGCGGCGGCCAATGGTTGGTCGATATGGATGACTCGGGTTTGCAGAACGGCGGTTTCGAGGGCGACGAAAGCCCGGTGTCCAGCGGTATCGGCGCGACCGGGCCGTTGCCGCAATCCGCGGTGGGCGCGGGGGCGAAGGTCAAGGTGCGGGATGGTGGGGGTTCGACCCAGCCCGCCGATACCACCGCCACCCAGGATGGCAAGAGCCTCATCGACGTGCTGCTGCTCTATACCGCCGGGATGGGCAACACCGGGGTCGCCACCCGCTTGAACCAGCTCATGGCGCTGGCGAACCAAGCCTTGGCGGATAGCCAGGTGAACGCCTTGTTCCGCTTGGCCGCGGCCCAGAAGGTCGGGTACGCCGACCGTACCCCCAACGCCGCCGCCCTGGACCGGCTGACCTATGCCGGCAAGGGCTTCCGCAATATTCCGCGCCTGCGCGCCCAATACGGGGCGGATGTGGTGGCCTTGGTCCGGCCCTTCAAACCGCAGAGCCAGGGCGGCAACTGCGGCATCGCCTGGGTCGATGGCGGCGGCGACACCCCGCTCACCGCCGACCAGGCGTTCGCCGTGGTGGGCTATGGCGCGGCGGGCGGCTATTACTGTTCGGACTACGCCCTGGCCCACGAGATCGGCCACGTCATGGGGGCCACCCACGACCGCGCCCACGCCACCACCCCCGGCAAATTCCCTTATTCGTATGGCTATGGCGTCCCCGGTCGATTCGGTGACATCATGAGCTATTACGATCCCGAGGTCGGCGTCTACGCCAATCCCGACCTGGCTGTTTGCGCGGGTTCGCCTTGCGGCGTGCCCATCGACCAGCCGGGGGCGGCGGACGTGGCCCTGACCTTCAACCAAACCGCGCCGACCGTGGCGGCTTTCTCGCGGTCGACCTCCCCATGA
- a CDS encoding DUF4410 domain-containing protein, which translates to MRSLSPLKSLVLAFAVLGLAGCAGAKIKNTTEIATSGLPRPQQVLIYNFAVSPSEVKAGSGLLSKFQNTDPTAEEMQIGREVADALATELTVKLQSWGLNAIRADQNMPLNPGSILVTGQFVNIDEGSRLKRTVIGFGAGQSSIDANVSVMAPTNQGYQQLIGFDAHADSGKMPGAAVMGPVGAAAGAGTAAVVATNAAIGTVKNYKSSSAQQAKGMADEVAKALGKYFAEQGWIDPSLAK; encoded by the coding sequence ATGCGTTCCCTGTCCCCGCTCAAATCCTTGGTCCTGGCCTTCGCGGTCCTGGGGCTGGCCGGTTGCGCCGGCGCCAAGATCAAGAACACCACCGAAATCGCCACTTCCGGCCTGCCCAGGCCGCAGCAGGTGTTGATCTACAACTTCGCCGTGAGTCCCTCCGAGGTCAAGGCCGGTTCCGGCCTGCTGTCCAAGTTCCAGAACACCGACCCCACCGCCGAGGAAATGCAGATCGGCCGGGAAGTGGCCGACGCCCTGGCGACCGAGCTGACGGTGAAACTCCAGTCCTGGGGTTTGAACGCGATCCGGGCCGACCAGAATATGCCGCTGAATCCGGGGTCGATCCTGGTGACGGGGCAATTCGTCAACATCGACGAGGGCAGCCGTTTGAAGCGGACGGTCATCGGCTTCGGCGCGGGGCAATCCTCCATCGACGCCAATGTCAGCGTGATGGCCCCGACCAACCAGGGCTATCAGCAATTGATCGGCTTCGACGCCCATGCCGACAGCGGCAAGATGCCGGGCGCGGCGGTCATGGGTCCGGTCGGTGCCGCCGCCGGGGCCGGCACGGCGGCGGTGGTGGCGACCAACGCGGCCATCGGCACGGTCAAGAACTACAAATCCTCCTCGGCGCAGCAGGCCAAGGGCATGGCCGACGAGGTCGCCAAGGCCTTGGGCAAGTATTTCGCGGAGCAGGGCTGGATCGATCCCAGCTTGGCCAAGTAG
- the cax gene encoding calcium/proton exchanger, whose protein sequence is MGTLPRELGSKTVWWILILVPASFLAERLALDPMAVFLISGLAIIPIAALIAESTETIAGEVGPTLGGLLNATFGNATEMIISVVALSQGLGDVVKASITGTIAANLLLALGAGMFLGGLKHREQRFPSRVARINASSLNLALVVLLTPTAIHYTSSGMDPKLLDHFSLVAAGLLLMFYMLSLVFSMQNHRQLYELDEASLHSDEDEDAAKGQVALWKPILILLTGSCLLVFVSELLVDSLKLAITSMGLTELFIGVILIPLFGGMVEYITVANFAMKNKMDLAVAVAVGSSLQIAMFVAPVLVIAGFLMGKPMNLEFHSFELVAAVIAVGIANSISADGRSNWLEGSLLLTTYGILGTAFYFHP, encoded by the coding sequence ATGGGAACCCTGCCCCGCGAACTCGGCAGCAAAACCGTATGGTGGATTCTGATCCTGGTGCCCGCCAGTTTCCTGGCGGAGCGGCTGGCACTCGATCCGATGGCTGTATTCCTGATCTCGGGGCTGGCGATCATCCCCATCGCCGCCCTCATCGCCGAGTCGACCGAAACCATCGCGGGCGAGGTCGGCCCCACCCTGGGCGGCCTGCTCAACGCCACCTTCGGCAACGCCACCGAGATGATCATCTCGGTGGTGGCGCTGTCCCAAGGTCTGGGCGATGTGGTGAAGGCCAGCATCACCGGCACCATCGCGGCCAACCTGCTGCTGGCACTGGGGGCCGGGATGTTCCTGGGCGGGCTGAAACACCGCGAGCAACGCTTCCCCTCGCGGGTCGCCCGCATCAACGCCTCCTCCCTGAACCTGGCCCTGGTGGTGCTGCTGACCCCGACCGCGATCCACTACACCTCCTCCGGCATGGACCCCAAGCTGCTCGACCACTTCTCCCTGGTCGCCGCCGGACTATTGCTGATGTTCTATATGCTGTCCCTGGTGTTCTCGATGCAGAACCACCGCCAGCTCTACGAATTGGACGAAGCCTCGCTGCATTCGGACGAGGACGAGGACGCCGCCAAAGGGCAGGTCGCCCTGTGGAAACCCATCCTCATCCTGCTGACGGGAAGTTGCCTCCTGGTGTTCGTCTCGGAATTGCTGGTCGATAGCCTCAAGCTGGCGATCACCAGCATGGGCCTGACCGAGTTGTTCATCGGCGTGATCCTGATCCCCTTGTTCGGCGGCATGGTGGAATATATCACCGTCGCCAATTTCGCCATGAAGAACAAGATGGACCTCGCGGTGGCGGTGGCGGTGGGTTCGAGCCTGCAAATCGCCATGTTCGTCGCGCCGGTGCTGGTCATCGCCGGCTTCCTGATGGGCAAGCCCATGAACCTGGAATTCCATTCCTTCGAGCTGGTGGCGGCGGTCATCGCGGTGGGCATCGCCAATTCCATCAGCGCCGATGGCCGCTCGAACTGGCTGGAAGGTTCCCTGCTGCTCACCACCTATGGGATATTGGGCACCGCTTTCTATTTCCACCCCTGA
- a CDS encoding EcsC family protein, whose amino-acid sequence MAAQSLTAIDGTPHVLNEYELRQVCAIAAWKGEKPGMTKRLANQVAGSLGKLSGKLIPDAPVQAAMNALNKAAGQIARDDSIFKDKRLRLADMHSLDDIAAQPLEFCDALADRIIADASRIALGMGAATGAGGPVSTAVGIPALLFGALRVIHEVSQAYGYAAHSEADRHTMIGILALSLAATPEQKSRALECHRRQIETSLINQAMEESANKALQRAVLGAELGALIPGFNIAFNAYLNRQFVDRAGVAAKRVFQERWLRERGKVTWIAPI is encoded by the coding sequence ATGGCCGCGCAGAGCCTCACCGCGATTGACGGCACCCCGCATGTGCTGAACGAGTACGAATTGCGGCAGGTCTGCGCCATCGCGGCCTGGAAAGGCGAAAAGCCCGGCATGACCAAGCGCCTGGCCAACCAAGTCGCGGGTTCGCTGGGCAAGCTGAGCGGCAAGCTCATCCCCGACGCCCCGGTCCAGGCGGCGATGAACGCCCTCAACAAGGCCGCCGGGCAAATCGCCCGCGACGACAGCATTTTCAAGGATAAGCGCCTACGCTTGGCGGATATGCACAGCCTGGATGATATCGCCGCCCAGCCGCTGGAATTCTGCGACGCCCTGGCCGACCGGATCATCGCCGACGCCAGCCGCATCGCCCTCGGCATGGGCGCGGCCACCGGGGCGGGCGGGCCGGTCTCGACGGCGGTGGGTATCCCCGCCTTGCTGTTCGGTGCCCTCAGGGTGATCCACGAGGTTTCGCAAGCCTATGGCTACGCGGCCCATAGCGAAGCCGACCGGCACACCATGATCGGCATCCTGGCGCTATCCTTGGCCGCGACCCCGGAACAAAAGTCCCGCGCCCTGGAATGCCACCGCCGCCAGATCGAAACCTCGCTCATCAACCAGGCAATGGAAGAATCGGCCAACAAGGCCTTGCAACGGGCGGTGCTGGGGGCGGAACTGGGCGCGTTGATCCCCGGTTTCAATATCGCCTTCAACGCCTATTTGAACCGGCAGTTCGTCGACCGCGCCGGGGTGGCGGCCAAGCGGGTGTTCCAGGAGCGCTGGCTGCGCGAGCGCGGCAAAGTGACCTGGATCGCGCCGATCTAG
- a CDS encoding heavy metal translocating P-type ATPase, protein MNGSVLKPKISLGADSIRIEDGRIFAGTDPQLLRCFARRVLGLAELRSLALLPGEDAALIRFEVDAAHKKAFLARLSAAVGGQGQAIADSALPAWRVSEAVTFHRHGDLISTWEILGDSRGKLQLRHPGILQDPAFGLAAEQALRGLPGVKDASAIRSSGKLWVSYDGRVVTPAALLRAVERPAAHGSAPMAVAQAKPVDLTVANASVGLATVGELVLPLATPVCAGLLVVTNFGMLREAGQQLRRGKFGTPVWTTALLACSIVSGQVLAYALTDWSFRYWSRRWRKDVATHSQALARETVPAPEQARFLSAEGIEVMTPVEQLTPGHAIGAAEGDLIPVDGRVIEGSALVHETHLSGAATSVRKIPGDAVYAGSTVVAGRVQIEVERTGQETRAAQIAQSMARTVAAIPADPALNQRSIALVDRTVPPTLAAAGVGLVVGDLFTVGAILHQDWLSGAELAVPLETSRDIKLAAGRGALILNPSALQRFHESKFVVLEDQPALRLRALDLGAMRSRIPETDALLQHVAGAGLYLGDERSAALARACAERGLVVRQPELQAMDADSVTVRDGKHRIVLRGAKPVGDTTAHLEVEIDGTVVAELEFRRAARMQAAEAVARLRRLGFQVFLVSDQPEAETAALAQQLGVELHSGDLSVERKILFLEGLRRRDVRPVWIGNSRTSPALREHAHVTVALAGGADLADDVAVDIVLLGESLEPLADIAALSAENRERIVKTCRTAMIPNLLCIVGAFAGLLNGITAGILANIAVYNVYRSAKASLRSSAASRTQPARLTV, encoded by the coding sequence ATGAACGGCAGCGTCCTGAAACCCAAAATCAGCCTGGGCGCGGATTCGATCCGTATCGAGGATGGCCGGATTTTCGCGGGCACCGACCCGCAATTGCTCCGTTGCTTCGCCCGCCGGGTGTTGGGCCTGGCGGAACTGCGTTCGCTGGCCTTGTTGCCCGGCGAAGACGCCGCCCTGATCCGCTTCGAGGTGGACGCGGCCCATAAAAAAGCCTTCCTGGCCCGTTTGTCCGCCGCCGTCGGAGGCCAGGGCCAAGCCATCGCCGACAGCGCCCTCCCGGCTTGGCGCGTGAGCGAGGCCGTGACCTTCCACCGCCATGGCGACCTGATCTCGACCTGGGAAATCCTGGGCGATAGCCGGGGCAAGCTGCAACTGCGCCATCCCGGCATCCTGCAAGACCCGGCCTTCGGGCTGGCGGCGGAGCAGGCCCTGCGTGGCCTGCCCGGCGTCAAGGACGCCAGCGCCATCCGCAGTTCCGGCAAGCTCTGGGTGAGCTACGACGGGCGCGTCGTCACGCCCGCCGCCCTCCTCCGCGCCGTCGAACGGCCCGCCGCCCATGGCTCAGCTCCCATGGCCGTGGCGCAAGCCAAACCGGTGGATTTGACCGTCGCCAACGCCTCGGTCGGACTCGCCACCGTGGGCGAACTGGTGTTGCCGCTGGCCACGCCGGTCTGCGCCGGGCTATTGGTCGTCACCAATTTCGGCATGTTGCGCGAAGCCGGCCAGCAATTGCGCCGGGGCAAATTCGGCACCCCGGTCTGGACCACCGCCCTCCTGGCCTGCTCCATCGTCAGCGGCCAGGTCCTGGCCTACGCCCTGACCGACTGGTCGTTCCGCTACTGGTCGCGGCGCTGGCGCAAGGATGTCGCCACCCACAGCCAAGCCCTGGCGCGGGAAACCGTCCCGGCCCCGGAACAGGCCCGCTTCCTGTCCGCCGAGGGCATCGAGGTCATGACCCCGGTGGAGCAACTCACGCCCGGCCACGCCATCGGCGCGGCGGAAGGCGACCTTATCCCGGTCGATGGCCGGGTGATCGAGGGATCGGCCCTGGTCCACGAAACCCATTTGTCCGGCGCGGCCACCTCGGTGCGCAAAATCCCTGGGGATGCCGTCTATGCCGGCAGCACCGTGGTCGCGGGCCGCGTCCAAATCGAAGTGGAGCGCACCGGCCAGGAAACCCGCGCCGCCCAGATCGCCCAATCCATGGCCCGCACCGTCGCGGCCATCCCCGCGGACCCGGCCCTGAACCAACGTTCCATCGCCCTGGTGGACCGCACCGTGCCCCCGACCTTGGCGGCGGCGGGCGTCGGCCTCGTGGTCGGCGATTTGTTCACCGTCGGCGCGATCCTGCACCAGGATTGGCTGAGCGGGGCCGAACTCGCCGTGCCCCTGGAAACTTCCCGCGATATCAAACTGGCGGCGGGACGCGGCGCCCTGATCCTCAACCCCAGCGCCCTGCAACGCTTCCATGAAAGCAAGTTCGTGGTGCTGGAGGATCAACCGGCCCTGCGCCTACGCGCCCTGGACCTCGGTGCCATGCGCTCCCGCATCCCCGAAACCGACGCCTTGTTGCAGCACGTGGCGGGGGCGGGGCTGTACCTGGGCGACGAGCGCTCGGCGGCCTTGGCGCGGGCGTGCGCGGAACGCGGCCTCGTGGTGCGCCAACCCGAATTGCAGGCCATGGACGCCGATTCCGTGACCGTGCGCGATGGCAAGCACCGCATCGTCCTGCGCGGGGCCAAACCCGTGGGCGACACCACCGCGCATTTGGAAGTCGAGATCGACGGCACGGTGGTGGCCGAATTGGAATTCCGCCGCGCCGCCCGGATGCAAGCCGCCGAAGCGGTGGCCCGCCTGCGCCGCCTGGGTTTCCAAGTCTTCCTGGTTTCCGACCAACCGGAAGCCGAAACCGCCGCCCTCGCCCAGCAACTCGGGGTGGAACTCCACAGCGGCGATTTGTCGGTGGAACGCAAAATCCTGTTCCTGGAAGGCTTGCGGCGCCGGGACGTGCGCCCAGTCTGGATAGGAAACTCCCGCACCAGCCCGGCCCTGCGCGAACACGCCCACGTCACCGTCGCGCTGGCCGGTGGGGCCGATTTGGCGGATGATGTGGCGGTCGATATCGTGCTGCTCGGCGAATCGCTGGAACCCTTGGCGGATATCGCGGCACTCTCGGCGGAAAACCGCGAGCGTATCGTCAAAACCTGCCGCACCGCGATGATCCCCAACCTGCTCTGCATCGTCGGGGCCTTCGCGGGGCTCTTGAACGGCATCACGGCGGGCATCCTGGCCAATATCGCCGTATACAACGTCTACCGTTCCGCCAAGGCTTCGTTGCGGTCCAGCGCCGCCAGCCGCACCCAGCCCGCACGGTTGACGGTCTAG